In a single window of the Deinococcus aetherius genome:
- a CDS encoding DUF4385 domain-containing protein, producing MPKFDYSLNYAELDLRLHPELYRVGVGEQGVLLVQPYKSEILPHWRFATPEAARESSEKIYAMFLDYLAKGDFVGADMARKFLQMGFTRSRRYANHKGGKKYDGPVPEDKKGRSGAHGRAELPRSPEDPVKAESARIFKAKWDEAEANPEYARLKGEHRERYG from the coding sequence ATGCCGAAATTCGACTACAGCCTGAACTACGCCGAACTCGACCTGCGCCTCCACCCCGAACTCTACCGGGTGGGCGTGGGCGAGCAGGGCGTTTTGCTGGTGCAGCCGTACAAGTCGGAAATCTTGCCCCACTGGCGCTTCGCCACCCCCGAGGCCGCGCGGGAGAGCAGCGAGAAGATCTACGCGATGTTCCTCGACTACCTCGCCAAAGGAGACTTCGTGGGGGCGGATATGGCCCGCAAGTTCCTCCAGATGGGTTTTACCCGCTCGCGGCGCTACGCCAACCACAAGGGGGGCAAGAAGTACGACGGCCCGGTTCCCGAGGACAAGAAGGGCCGCAGCGGGGCGCACGGCCGCGCCGAGTTGCCCCGCTCGCCGGAGGACCCCGTGAAGGCCGAGTCCGCCCGCATCTTCAAGGCGAAATGGGACGAGGCGGAGGCAAATCCTGAGTACGCGCGGCTAAAAGGGGAGCACCGGGAGCGGTACGGGTGA
- a CDS encoding aldehyde dehydrogenase family protein: MTTATPPSADLQTLFELQRVHRWQAAQTNAAERQATLRRLRKAIQTRRADLAAALRADLGKSRAEAEITELHPVVEELSHILHHLPGWMRPRRVPTPSSLLGSRSEVRPEARGVTLILSPWNYPVNLALVPLAASLAAGNTVILKPSEKAPATARALRLLLEEVFGPHLVAVVEGDAGVAESLTALPFDHIFFTGSGEVGRKVLAAAAPNLTGVTLELGGKSPAVIDASADLGLAAERIAWGKFLNAGQTCVAPDYVLVPEGLRDAFVLRVDAVVAHRFGDRAWLRAGPDYGRLVDGGSVKRLERLTRESVAAGAHVVLGGEFDPAARFVSPTVVADVTPRMPLMREELFGPVLPVLTYRTLEEALALVRRLDPPLTLYAFARDRAAVERVTRETTSGGLVVNGTVIHLSNPHLPFGGVGASGSGRYHSEYGFRTFSHERAVLREPAASPVQFMYPPYGRPAPRLVAWALRKLER, translated from the coding sequence ATGACCACTGCCACCCCGCCCTCCGCCGACCTCCAGACCCTGTTCGAGTTGCAGCGCGTCCACCGCTGGCAGGCCGCCCAAACGAACGCCGCCGAGCGCCAGGCGACGCTGCGGCGGCTGAGGAAGGCCATCCAGACACGCCGGGCCGACCTCGCCGCCGCGCTGAGGGCAGACCTGGGCAAGAGCCGGGCGGAGGCGGAGATCACCGAGCTTCACCCGGTCGTGGAGGAGCTGAGCCACATCCTCCACCACCTGCCGGGCTGGATGCGGCCCAGGCGGGTGCCCACCCCGTCCAGCCTGCTCGGCTCCCGCAGCGAGGTGCGGCCGGAGGCGCGCGGGGTGACCCTGATCCTGAGCCCCTGGAACTACCCGGTGAACCTCGCGCTCGTGCCACTGGCGGCGAGCCTCGCGGCGGGGAACACGGTCATCCTCAAGCCCAGCGAGAAGGCCCCCGCGACCGCCCGCGCCCTGCGCCTCCTGCTGGAGGAGGTCTTCGGGCCGCACCTCGTCGCGGTGGTCGAGGGGGACGCGGGGGTGGCCGAATCTCTCACCGCTCTCCCCTTCGACCACATCTTCTTCACGGGGAGCGGGGAGGTCGGGCGGAAGGTCCTCGCCGCCGCCGCGCCCAACCTGACGGGCGTGACGCTGGAACTGGGGGGCAAGAGCCCGGCGGTCATCGACGCGAGCGCGGACCTGGGGCTCGCCGCCGAGCGCATCGCATGGGGCAAGTTCCTGAACGCCGGGCAGACCTGCGTGGCGCCCGACTACGTGCTCGTGCCGGAGGGGTTGCGCGACGCCTTCGTGCTCCGGGTGGACGCGGTGGTCGCCCACCGCTTCGGAGACCGGGCGTGGCTGCGGGCCGGGCCGGACTACGGGCGGCTGGTGGACGGGGGGAGCGTGAAGCGGCTGGAGCGCCTGACCCGCGAGAGCGTGGCAGCGGGGGCGCACGTGGTGCTGGGCGGCGAGTTCGACCCGGCGGCGCGCTTCGTCTCCCCCACCGTGGTCGCGGACGTGACGCCGAGGATGCCCCTGATGCGGGAGGAACTCTTCGGCCCGGTGCTGCCCGTCCTGACGTACCGCACGCTGGAGGAGGCGCTGGCGCTCGTGCGCCGCCTCGACCCGCCCCTCACGCTGTACGCCTTCGCGCGGGACCGGGCCGCCGTGGAGCGCGTCACCCGCGAGACGACGAGCGGCGGGCTGGTCGTGAACGGGACGGTCATTCACCTCAGCAACCCCCACCTGCCCTTCGGGGGGGTCGGCGCGAGCGGGAGCGGGCGCTACCACAGCGAGTACGGCTTCCGCACCTTCAGCCACGAGCGGGCGGTGCTGCGCGAACCCGCCGCTAGCCCGGTGCAGTTCATGTACCCGCCCTACGGACGCCCCGCGCCCCGCCTCGTCGCCTGGGCGCTGCGCAAGCTCGAACGGTGA
- a CDS encoding GNAT family N-acetyltransferase, producing MTPITNPASVTVRRVTTPHDPALEAFGHIQEESYYAPDMLIPPGAFPHLVGGRGRGPRRDRILVAEDASGRVLGGTVYHLLPEAGFSSFVAVAREARGRGISRALHEARLEDVRAHGLAGLFADSVYAGRQDPGDREAEARVGTDPLTRRRALNALGYRTVDAPYWQPVGGPDGGPLTDLDLIYNPLDGGNTVPTELVTGTLRAYWDGWLGKARAEREAAALAERAGNPATLALLPATETPHYWRGRGAGGS from the coding sequence ATGACCCCGATCACGAACCCGGCCTCGGTGACCGTCCGCCGCGTCACCACCCCCCACGATCCGGCTCTCGAAGCCTTCGGGCACATCCAGGAGGAGAGCTACTACGCGCCCGACATGCTCATTCCACCCGGGGCGTTTCCCCACCTCGTCGGGGGGAGAGGACGGGGGCCACGCCGCGACCGCATCCTGGTCGCCGAGGACGCGTCGGGCCGGGTCCTGGGCGGCACCGTCTACCACCTGCTGCCGGAGGCGGGCTTCAGCTCCTTCGTGGCCGTGGCGAGGGAGGCGCGGGGCCGGGGTATCAGCCGCGCCCTCCACGAGGCGAGGCTGGAGGACGTGCGGGCCCACGGCCTGGCGGGCCTCTTCGCCGACAGCGTGTACGCCGGGCGCCAGGACCCGGGGGACCGCGAGGCCGAGGCACGGGTCGGCACCGACCCCCTCACCCGCCGCCGGGCCCTGAACGCCCTGGGCTACCGCACCGTGGACGCGCCCTACTGGCAGCCCGTGGGCGGCCCAGATGGCGGACCGCTCACCGATCTCGACCTGATCTACAACCCGCTCGACGGCGGCAACACCGTGCCGACCGAACTGGTCACGGGGACCCTCCGCGCCTACTGGGACGGCTGGCTGGGCAAGGCCAGAGCCGAACGCGAGGCCGCCGCCCTCGCCGAACGGGCGGGCAACCCCGCCACCCTCGCCCTCCTGCCCGCCACGGAGACGCCGCACTACTGGCGAGGGCGGGGTGCGGGGGGAAGCTGA
- a CDS encoding tetratricopeptide repeat protein: MIDVPTTWQQACAALAGGDYDTAFDVLESAMSEARKPERARIALYLASVHALYGDAATAEVGAALREARTLDPALRGDALYLALSAELDARSRGPDAALPAQGVREAPDPLARFHALSALALAERPQEALDIHLPLPELPPHLRWRLRSWQADCEEQLGHLQEAVHLYAEAAHHAGGLNRAIMLQEGAAILLQLGQAAEAHSALEQARSLYTGRDPEEGLNLATWHYLSAQALLALGKPEAALEAIREADRLEREHGDPSYGVALVWGQVMTHLGQHEKALAHFEAALSVATEADRPYALHELGVALLDLDRPVEAREKLEAVLADPDYPYQPEVLADLAECDYRLGRLQEAQQTAEQALAQGAVVPASLVLGSVALDYYHLDDALEHYERVVREAAPDSRDWITGHQMAADVMAQQGFKDPAAAYAHAQQALEHTPESDDWHGTLQDHLKKAAALMGQNGGRMLN, encoded by the coding sequence ATGATCGACGTGCCCACCACCTGGCAGCAGGCCTGCGCGGCGCTTGCGGGGGGCGACTACGACACGGCCTTCGACGTGCTCGAAAGCGCCATGAGTGAGGCCCGCAAGCCCGAGCGCGCCCGCATCGCCCTCTACCTCGCCAGCGTCCACGCCCTGTACGGCGACGCCGCCACCGCCGAGGTCGGCGCGGCGCTGCGCGAGGCGCGCACCCTCGACCCGGCCCTGCGCGGGGACGCCCTCTACCTCGCCCTGAGCGCCGAACTCGACGCCCGCTCGCGGGGCCCGGACGCCGCCCTGCCCGCCCAGGGCGTTCGCGAGGCTCCCGACCCTCTCGCCCGCTTCCACGCCCTGAGCGCCCTGGCCCTCGCCGAGCGGCCCCAGGAGGCGCTGGACATTCACCTGCCGCTCCCGGAGCTGCCGCCGCACCTGCGCTGGCGGCTGCGCAGTTGGCAGGCCGACTGCGAGGAACAGCTCGGGCACCTCCAGGAGGCCGTACACCTGTACGCGGAGGCGGCGCACCACGCGGGGGGCCTCAACCGCGCGATCATGCTTCAGGAGGGCGCGGCGATCCTGCTGCAACTCGGGCAGGCGGCGGAGGCGCACTCGGCCCTCGAACAGGCCCGATCCCTCTACACCGGGCGCGACCCGGAGGAGGGCCTGAACCTAGCCACCTGGCATTACCTCAGCGCCCAGGCCCTCCTCGCCCTCGGGAAGCCGGAGGCCGCGCTGGAGGCCATCCGCGAGGCCGACCGCCTGGAGCGCGAGCACGGCGACCCGAGTTACGGGGTGGCGCTGGTGTGGGGCCAGGTCATGACCCACCTCGGCCAGCACGAAAAGGCACTCGCCCACTTCGAGGCCGCCCTGAGCGTCGCCACCGAGGCCGACCGTCCCTACGCGCTGCATGAACTGGGCGTGGCGCTGCTCGACCTCGACCGCCCCGTCGAGGCGCGCGAGAAGTTGGAGGCGGTGCTCGCCGACCCCGACTACCCCTACCAGCCGGAGGTGCTCGCCGACCTCGCCGAGTGCGACTACCGGCTGGGACGGTTGCAGGAGGCGCAGCAGACTGCCGAGCAGGCGCTGGCGCAGGGGGCAGTGGTGCCCGCGAGCCTGGTGCTGGGGAGCGTGGCGCTCGACTACTACCATCTCGACGACGCGCTGGAGCACTACGAGCGGGTGGTGCGCGAGGCGGCGCCCGACAGCCGCGACTGGATCACCGGGCACCAGATGGCCGCCGACGTGATGGCCCAGCAGGGCTTCAAGGACCCTGCCGCCGCCTACGCCCACGCCCAGCAGGCGCTGGAGCACACGCCCGAGAGCGACGACTGGCACGGCACCCTGCAAGACCACCTGAAAAAGGCCGCCGCCCTGATGGGACAGAACGGCGGGCGGATGCTGAACTAG
- a CDS encoding Dps family protein encodes MAQTAQDGTLQAEGEGAPGAEAQGEAKADAAHLNTPHNRLVDHGYLTEEEFGTVAETLQRNLATTISLYLKFKKYHWDIRGRFFRDLHLAYDEFIEEIFDGIDEQAERLVALGGSPVAAPSDIERFSLIQVPTETVRDARTQVADLVQDLTRVSRGYRDDSKAVDDANDPVTADLYNGYAGTLDKIRWMLQAMMDDDRMN; translated from the coding sequence ATGGCGCAGACGGCGCAGGACGGGACCCTCCAGGCGGAGGGCGAGGGCGCACCGGGGGCCGAGGCCCAGGGCGAGGCCAAGGCCGACGCGGCGCATCTGAACACCCCGCACAACCGGCTGGTGGACCACGGCTACCTGACGGAGGAGGAGTTCGGCACGGTCGCCGAGACGTTGCAGCGCAACCTGGCGACGACGATCAGCCTCTACCTCAAGTTCAAGAAGTACCACTGGGACATCCGGGGCCGCTTCTTCCGCGACCTGCACCTCGCCTATGACGAGTTCATCGAGGAGATTTTCGACGGCATCGACGAGCAGGCCGAGCGCCTCGTCGCGCTGGGGGGCAGCCCGGTCGCCGCGCCGAGCGACATTGAACGCTTCAGCCTGATCCAGGTGCCCACCGAGACCGTCCGCGACGCCCGCACGCAGGTGGCCGACCTCGTGCAGGACCTCACGCGCGTCTCGCGCGGCTACCGCGACGACTCCAAGGCGGTAGACGACGCCAATGATCCCGTCACCGCCGACCTGTACAACGGCTACGCGGGCACCCTCGACAAGATTCGCTGGATGCTCCAGGCGATGATGGACGACGACCGCATGAACTGA
- a CDS encoding MBL fold metallo-hydrolase — protein MAPELQTLAPGVHFLPGAVNSVVLEDRRGGALLVDTGLDESHARRLLRALEALALTPTGILNTHSHADHHGGNAFILKRFPDLKVFAPPLEEAIIRQPILEPLTLFGARPPRDLQTKFLLAPPSPARLAPEPGLARIGGVDLELIEVAGHASMMFAVRVGEVLYAADALFGPESLEKHPLTFCADSRLQKEAAARLGELEGVRVVLPGHGGPSQDLAGLVAANLAAYGRVTAAVREAVREGAAPVDELLARVCCALGVTMTNAGAVVLNRAVVSAHLTELLERGEVEMGVEGNRLLFHPVAGG, from the coding sequence ATGGCCCCCGAACTCCAGACCCTCGCCCCCGGCGTTCACTTTCTCCCCGGCGCGGTGAACAGCGTCGTCCTCGAAGACCGCCGGGGTGGCGCCCTGCTGGTGGACACCGGCCTCGACGAGTCGCACGCGCGCAGGCTGCTGCGGGCGCTGGAGGCCTTGGCCCTCACCCCCACCGGCATCCTGAACACCCACAGCCACGCCGACCACCACGGGGGCAACGCCTTCATCCTGAAACGCTTCCCGGACCTCAAGGTCTTCGCCCCGCCGCTTGAGGAGGCAATCATCCGGCAGCCCATCCTCGAACCCCTCACCCTCTTCGGAGCGCGGCCCCCGCGCGATCTCCAGACGAAATTCCTCCTCGCCCCCCCCAGCCCCGCCCGGCTTGCCCCCGAACCCGGCCTGGCGCGGATCGGGGGGGTGGACCTCGAACTCATCGAGGTGGCCGGGCACGCGAGCATGATGTTCGCGGTGCGGGTGGGAGAGGTGCTCTACGCCGCCGACGCGCTCTTCGGGCCGGAGTCGCTGGAGAAGCACCCGCTGACCTTCTGCGCTGACTCCCGCCTCCAGAAGGAGGCCGCCGCCCGGCTGGGCGAATTGGAGGGCGTGCGCGTCGTCCTGCCGGGGCACGGGGGGCCGAGCCAGGACCTCGCGGGGCTGGTGGCGGCCAACCTCGCCGCGTACGGGCGGGTCACGGCGGCGGTGCGGGAGGCCGTGCGGGAAGGGGCCGCCCCCGTGGACGAGCTTCTGGCCCGCGTGTGCTGCGCACTGGGGGTGACGATGACGAACGCGGGGGCCGTCGTGCTCAACCGGGCTGTGGTGAGCGCCCACCTGACTGAGCTGCTGGAGCGCGGCGAGGTGGAGATGGGGGTGGAGGGCAACCGGCTCCTTTTCCACCCGGTGGCCGGAGGGTGA
- a CDS encoding multidrug DMT transporter codes for MENLLKKAGAMLAHLEMFNHMLHLRGLLQLAAHMEERGDRVTLISPEAITLVGADMTTDPSVTTSKGATVEAGTAYSVLRTLKGHDAPEYAVTREELKALNARAVADLEASDAMRAFGETLARIGVPSGAGVDTAPERPTRGRRAAEAEGAPEQPAA; via the coding sequence ATGGAGAATCTGTTGAAGAAGGCTGGCGCGATGCTGGCGCACCTGGAGATGTTCAACCACATGCTGCACCTGCGGGGGCTGCTTCAGCTCGCGGCGCACATGGAGGAGCGCGGCGACCGGGTGACCCTGATCTCGCCCGAGGCGATCACGCTCGTCGGGGCCGACATGACGACGGACCCCAGCGTCACCACGAGCAAGGGGGCGACGGTCGAGGCGGGCACAGCCTACAGCGTGCTGCGGACCCTCAAGGGGCACGACGCGCCGGAGTACGCCGTCACGCGTGAGGAACTCAAGGCGCTGAACGCGCGGGCGGTCGCGGACCTGGAGGCGAGCGACGCCATGCGGGCCTTCGGGGAGACGCTGGCGCGGATCGGGGTGCCGAGTGGGGCGGGGGTGGACACGGCGCCGGAGCGGCCCACGCGTGGTCGCCGGGCCGCCGAGGCGGAGGGGGCGCCGGAGCAGCCTGCGGCGTAA
- a CDS encoding molybdenum cofactor guanylyltransferase — protein sequence MTGPPFDFAGAVTAGGRSSRFGSDKALAALEGRPLLHHVAASLEGCPLRLLVAPPGRYALPGWRPVPDTRPGEGPLGALEAALQAAGAGMGPGWVAFAGVDMPRLTPAYWAALAAARTPDAQAVLALDDAGRPQPLAALYHTSLLPHVTARLDAGERRLRAASDGETTVLVPFAVVRAAAPDALRNVNTPADLAALGGGRQ from the coding sequence GTGACCGGCCCGCCCTTCGACTTCGCGGGGGCCGTCACGGCGGGCGGGCGGTCCAGCCGTTTCGGGAGTGACAAGGCCCTCGCCGCCCTGGAGGGCCGCCCCCTCCTCCACCACGTCGCCGCGAGTCTGGAGGGGTGCCCGCTGCGGCTCCTCGTCGCCCCGCCCGGGCGGTACGCGCTGCCCGGCTGGCGCCCGGTGCCCGACACCCGGCCCGGCGAGGGGCCGCTGGGGGCGCTGGAGGCGGCCCTGCAAGCCGCCGGGGCCGGTATGGGCCCGGGCTGGGTCGCCTTCGCGGGAGTGGACATGCCCCGCCTCACCCCTGCCTACTGGGCCGCGCTTGCCGCCGCGCGGACGCCAGACGCCCAGGCCGTCCTCGCGCTCGATGACGCGGGGCGGCCCCAGCCCCTCGCCGCGCTGTACCACACGTCCCTCCTGCCGCACGTCACGGCGCGGCTGGACGCGGGGGAACGCCGGTTGCGCGCCGCCTCGGACGGGGAGACGACCGTGCTCGTCCCCTTCGCGGTCGTGCGGGCCGCCGCGCCGGACGCTCTGCGGAACGTCAATACACCCGCCGATCTCGCCGCGTTGGGAGGGGGGCGGCAATAA
- a CDS encoding glutamine--tRNA ligase/YqeY domain fusion protein, with protein MTGSDDATTGEDTAASTAPRVAPNFITETIERDLEAGKYPQVVTRFPPEPNGYLHLGHTFASFLDFQTAVQYGGRYHLRMDDTNPEGESMEFAEGIQDDLAWLGWDWGDHLYYASDSFERYYAFAERLIELGKAYVDSVSGEEMARLRGSATQPGTPSPYRDRTVEENLGLFRRMRAGEFPDGAHVLRAKIDLASPNMKLRDPVLYRILRATHYRTGDEWCIYPMYDFQHPLQDALEGVTHSMCSLEFVDNRAIYDWLMETLGFSPRPHQYEFGRRSLEYTVVSKRKLRRLVQEGHVTGWDDPRMPTLRAQRRLGVTPGAIRAFAASIGVSRTNRTVDIAVYENAVRDDLNHRAPRVMAVTDPVRVVLQNLPAGEARTLSLPYWPHDVIRDSPDGLVALPSGARVPPERAVRDVPLTRELYIEREDFNPDPPKGYKRLTVGGTVRLRGAGIIRADSFETNDAGQVMAVQATLLGEEAKAAGVIHWVSAEHGLPAEFRLYDRLFRVPHPEGENPDDIAPDFDPERMSHENEAVPLDAGFLRFLNPHSLRVTRGYVEPGVAKDPPETRYQFERQGYFWRDPVDSREDALVFGRIITLKDTWGREQKAEGGRQKAERQAPKAEVPPPTPHAPQPLTAEQEAEVARLTAQGVAEADARTLARDPVLGAFFAGADASEHAAQVAAWTVNDLAPALRSGEARLQAADLPALAALLAGGQISSRIARDVLTRASRSGEAPASIVEHEGLRVVTDTGAIEAAIDEVMRANPDKVEAYRGGKTGLMGFFTGQVMRATGGKADPRVVAQLLGSRLGG; from the coding sequence ATGACCGGCTCCGACGACGCCACCACGGGCGAGGACACGGCGGCGAGCACCGCTCCCCGTGTCGCCCCCAACTTCATCACCGAGACCATCGAACGCGACCTGGAGGCGGGCAAGTACCCGCAGGTCGTCACCCGCTTTCCGCCCGAGCCCAACGGCTACCTGCACCTGGGGCACACCTTCGCGTCCTTCCTCGACTTCCAGACCGCCGTGCAGTACGGGGGCCGCTACCACCTGCGGATGGACGACACCAACCCGGAAGGCGAGAGCATGGAGTTCGCCGAAGGCATCCAGGACGACCTCGCGTGGCTGGGGTGGGACTGGGGCGACCACCTCTACTACGCCTCGGACAGCTTCGAGCGGTACTACGCCTTCGCCGAGCGGCTGATCGAGCTGGGCAAGGCCTACGTGGACTCGGTGAGCGGTGAGGAGATGGCTCGCCTGCGCGGCAGCGCGACCCAGCCGGGCACGCCCAGCCCCTACCGCGACCGCACGGTGGAGGAAAACCTGGGGCTCTTCCGCCGGATGCGCGCCGGGGAGTTTCCCGACGGGGCCCACGTGCTGCGCGCGAAGATCGACCTCGCCTCTCCCAACATGAAGCTGCGTGACCCGGTGCTGTACCGCATCCTGCGCGCCACCCACTACCGGACCGGGGACGAGTGGTGCATCTACCCGATGTACGACTTCCAGCATCCCCTCCAGGACGCGCTGGAGGGCGTGACCCACTCGATGTGCTCGCTGGAGTTCGTGGACAACCGGGCGATCTACGACTGGCTGATGGAGACGCTGGGCTTCTCGCCCCGCCCCCACCAGTACGAGTTCGGGCGCCGCAGCCTGGAGTACACGGTGGTGAGCAAGCGCAAGCTGCGGCGGCTGGTGCAGGAGGGGCACGTGACGGGCTGGGACGACCCCCGGATGCCCACCCTGCGCGCCCAGCGGCGGCTCGGCGTGACGCCTGGGGCGATCCGCGCCTTCGCCGCGAGCATTGGGGTGAGCCGCACGAACCGCACCGTGGACATCGCCGTGTACGAGAACGCGGTGCGCGATGACCTCAACCACCGCGCTCCACGCGTGATGGCGGTGACCGACCCGGTGCGGGTGGTGCTTCAGAACCTCCCGGCGGGGGAGGCGCGCACCCTCTCCCTGCCGTACTGGCCGCACGACGTGATCCGTGATTCCCCGGACGGCCTCGTCGCCCTGCCGAGCGGCGCGCGGGTCCCGCCCGAGCGGGCCGTGCGCGACGTGCCCCTCACCCGCGAGCTGTATATCGAGCGCGAGGACTTCAACCCCGATCCCCCGAAGGGCTACAAGCGCCTCACGGTGGGCGGCACGGTGCGGTTGCGCGGGGCCGGGATCATCCGGGCCGACTCGTTCGAGACGAACGACGCCGGGCAGGTCATGGCCGTTCAGGCGACCCTCCTCGGCGAGGAGGCGAAGGCGGCGGGCGTCATCCACTGGGTCAGTGCCGAGCACGGCCTCCCCGCCGAGTTCCGGCTGTACGACCGCCTCTTCCGGGTGCCCCACCCCGAGGGCGAGAATCCGGACGACATCGCCCCCGACTTCGACCCCGAACGCATGAGCCACGAGAACGAGGCGGTGCCCCTGGACGCCGGGTTCCTGCGCTTCCTGAACCCCCACAGCCTGAGGGTCACGCGCGGCTACGTCGAGCCCGGCGTGGCGAAGGACCCGCCGGAGACCCGCTACCAGTTCGAGCGGCAGGGCTACTTCTGGCGCGATCCCGTGGACAGCCGGGAGGACGCACTGGTGTTCGGGCGGATCATCACCCTCAAGGACACCTGGGGCCGGGAGCAGAAGGCGGAAGGCGGAAGGCAGAAGGCCGAGAGGCAGGCGCCGAAGGCCGAGGTTCCGCCGCCCACCCCCCACGCTCCCCAGCCCCTCACCGCCGAGCAGGAGGCGGAGGTCGCCCGCCTGACCGCCCAGGGTGTCGCGGAGGCCGACGCGCGGACGCTGGCGCGCGATCCCGTGCTGGGCGCCTTCTTCGCCGGGGCGGACGCGAGCGAACACGCCGCTCAGGTCGCCGCCTGGACCGTCAACGACCTCGCCCCCGCCCTGCGCTCGGGGGAGGCCCGCCTCCAGGCCGCCGACCTCCCCGCGCTCGCCGCACTCCTGGCCGGGGGACAGATCAGCTCCCGCATCGCCAGGGACGTGCTCACCCGCGCCTCCAGGTCGGGCGAGGCGCCCGCCTCCATCGTGGAGCACGAGGGGCTGCGCGTGGTGACCGATACGGGCGCCATCGAGGCCGCCATCGACGAGGTGATGCGCGCCAACCCCGACAAGGTGGAGGCGTACCGGGGGGGTAAGACGGGGCTGATGGGCTTTTTCACGGGTCAGGTCATGCGCGCGACGGGCGGCAAGGCGGACCCGAGGGTGGTCGCGCAGCTTCTCGGCTCCCGCCTGGGGGGTTGA